The following proteins are co-located in the Chlorocebus sabaeus isolate Y175 chromosome 21, mChlSab1.0.hap1, whole genome shotgun sequence genome:
- the LOC140709642 gene encoding small ribosomal subunit protein eS17-like, with amino-acid sequence MGRFCIRNHEKAAWVILEKYYTCLGNDFHRNKYVGKEITIISDKKLRDRRAGYIPHLMEQIWRGISIKLQEEERQKRRDNDVPEVSALDPEFTKVGPDTKETLRLWGFHRLSNLWVSQPTVGINFKTPRGAVWIFLQCCSIFS; translated from the coding sequence ATGGGTCGCTTTTGCATCAGAAACCATGAAAAGGCAGCCTGGGTCATCCTAGAAAAGTACTACACGTGCCTGGGCAATGACTTCCACAGGAACAAGTATGTGGGCAAAGAAATCACCATTATCTCCGACAAGAAGCTCCGCGACAGGAGGGCAGGCTACATCCCGCATCTGATGGAGCAGATCTGGAGGGGCATCTCCATCAAgttgcaggaggaagagagacaaaAAAGGAGAGATAATGATGTTCCTGAGGTCTCAGCCTTGGACCCGGAGTTCACTAAAGTAGGTCCTGACACTAAGGAAACGCTGAGACTTTGGGGCTTTCACAGACTGTCCAACCTGTGGGTCTCTCAGCCTACAGTTGGGATAAATTTCAAAACACCACGTGGAGCTGTTTGGATCTTTCTGCAATGCTGTAGCATTTTCAGTTAA